Proteins from a single region of Longimicrobiales bacterium:
- a CDS encoding DegT/DnrJ/EryC1/StrS family aminotransferase, whose protein sequence is MTVIRQIPFFPYSELFTAQEEEILAIMTDVCRRGAFIMQKDLRDFEQNVRNFTGAKHVLGVANGTDALIIGLKACGVGPGDEVIMPSHTYIATAASVHMVGATPVLAECGPENMLDPGDIEHRITPRTKGIMPVQVNGRTCDMDAIQAIAERHGLEVYEDAAQALGSKFKGRCAGTFGRFGTISFYPAKMLGCFGDGGAIFTNEDDLAREMGLLRDHGRNEHGRVVAWGLNSRLDNVQAAVLDFKLKSYPQDIERRRKIAALYHAGLGDLDQVQLPPAPDADPRHFDVYQNFEMQADRRDELRAYLLERGIRTIIQWAGTPVHQFSELGFDVDLPRTERFFERCMMPPMNTALSDDDVAYIVESIHLFYGA, encoded by the coding sequence ATGACAGTCATTCGCCAGATTCCGTTCTTCCCCTACTCCGAACTCTTCACTGCCCAGGAAGAGGAAATCCTGGCCATCATGACGGACGTTTGCCGGCGTGGCGCGTTCATCATGCAGAAGGACCTGAGAGATTTCGAACAGAACGTCCGCAACTTCACCGGTGCCAAGCATGTGCTGGGAGTAGCAAACGGAACCGATGCCCTCATCATCGGCCTCAAGGCCTGTGGCGTTGGTCCGGGAGATGAGGTGATCATGCCGTCGCACACCTACATCGCGACCGCGGCCTCGGTCCACATGGTCGGAGCGACGCCGGTTCTTGCGGAGTGCGGTCCGGAAAACATGCTGGATCCGGGTGATATCGAGCATCGGATCACCCCACGTACGAAGGGGATCATGCCGGTCCAGGTGAATGGACGGACCTGTGACATGGACGCCATTCAAGCCATCGCAGAGCGTCACGGACTCGAAGTCTACGAAGATGCTGCGCAGGCACTTGGATCGAAGTTCAAGGGCCGGTGCGCCGGGACATTCGGGCGCTTCGGCACCATCAGCTTCTACCCGGCCAAGATGCTCGGATGCTTTGGTGACGGTGGCGCGATCTTTACGAATGAGGACGATCTGGCCCGTGAGATGGGGCTGCTGCGGGACCACGGTCGGAATGAGCACGGCCGGGTCGTTGCATGGGGCCTGAATTCGCGGCTGGACAACGTTCAGGCGGCCGTGCTCGACTTCAAGTTGAAGAGCTATCCGCAGGACATCGAGCGGCGGCGTAAGATCGCCGCGCTCTACCATGCGGGCCTCGGTGACCTGGATCAGGTCCAACTCCCGCCGGCCCCCGATGCTGACCCGCGCCACTTCGACGTGTATCAGAACTTCGAGATGCAGGCGGACCGTCGCGACGAACTGCGTGCGTATCTGCTGGAGCGGGGAATCCGTACGATCATCCAGTGGGCGGGCACGCCGGTCCATCAATTCTCGGAACTCGGTTTTGATGTAGACCTGCCGCGAACTGAGCGCTTCTTCGAACGCTGCATGATGCCGCCGATGAACACTGCACTCAGCGACGACGACGTGGCGTACATCGTCGAGTCGATTCACTTGTTCTACGGAGCCTGA
- a CDS encoding class I SAM-dependent methyltransferase: protein MTLDYTELTEVSGDDVTREQVERMARRYYWAGEYCCGRDVLEVACGAGQGVGYIGSLATSVRASDISEPLLSVARGHYGDRFVFGQFDALEMPFEADRFDVVLLFEALYYLPDVDGFFDECHRVLRPGGHLLIATANKDLFDFNPSPHSHRYLGVSELSKELSARGFDVTFFGDTPVATVGLRQRVLRPVKAAASRLGLIPNSMRAKKLLKKLAFGALIPMPAEIDVDTAPKLPPQALAADQSDQQHKVIFCAARMAD, encoded by the coding sequence ATGACGCTCGACTACACCGAATTGACGGAGGTCTCCGGTGACGATGTGACCCGCGAGCAGGTCGAGCGGATGGCTCGTCGCTACTACTGGGCCGGAGAATATTGTTGCGGCCGAGACGTCCTAGAAGTCGCCTGCGGCGCCGGTCAGGGGGTGGGGTATATTGGCTCGCTCGCTACCTCCGTGCGGGCCAGTGATATTTCTGAACCGCTCCTTTCCGTTGCCCGTGGCCACTACGGCGACCGCTTCGTTTTTGGGCAGTTCGACGCCTTGGAGATGCCTTTCGAGGCGGACCGGTTCGACGTCGTTCTGCTCTTCGAGGCCCTCTATTATCTGCCCGATGTGGACGGATTCTTCGATGAATGCCATCGCGTTCTCCGGCCGGGCGGCCACCTCTTGATCGCCACCGCGAACAAAGACCTTTTCGATTTCAATCCCTCGCCGCACAGCCACCGCTACCTTGGCGTGAGCGAGCTCTCGAAAGAGTTGTCCGCCAGGGGGTTCGATGTGACTTTCTTTGGCGATACGCCTGTTGCCACGGTCGGATTGAGGCAGCGCGTTCTTCGTCCGGTGAAGGCCGCGGCCTCCAGGCTCGGCCTGATCCCGAATTCGATGCGAGCGAAGAAGTTGCTTAAGAAGTTGGCGTTTGGCGCACTGATCCCGATGCCGGCTGAGATTGACGTGGACACCGCGCCGAAGCTCCCGCCTCAGGCGCTGGCTGCCGACCAGTCGGATCAGCAGCACAAAGTGATTTTCTGCGCCGCCCGAATGGCCGACTGA